One segment of Nostoc flagelliforme CCNUN1 DNA contains the following:
- a CDS encoding macro domain-containing protein: MKLILVAPDSLLCAAFQQHFNYLPNVEIVNNYFEWLPDFDCMVSPANSFGMMDGGIDAAIIRFFGHSLMARVQQRILEDYLGEQPVGTSMIVETDHYKHPFLAHTPTMRVPMIIAGTDIPYVAMWAMLLAVRQHNQHAGQKINTIACPGLGTGIGRVPYTEAARQMALAYDHFLYPPKHLNCIVAAERQLQIWEGGNLL; the protein is encoded by the coding sequence TTGAAATTGATATTGGTAGCTCCCGACTCTTTGTTGTGTGCAGCCTTTCAACAGCATTTTAATTACTTACCCAATGTAGAAATAGTGAATAACTATTTCGAGTGGTTGCCTGATTTTGATTGTATGGTCAGCCCTGCTAACTCTTTCGGAATGATGGATGGTGGCATAGATGCGGCAATTATCCGTTTTTTCGGTCATTCCTTAATGGCAAGAGTCCAGCAGCGTATTCTTGAGGATTATTTGGGTGAACAGCCTGTGGGAACATCAATGATTGTGGAAACAGATCATTACAAGCATCCTTTTTTGGCTCATACACCCACTATGCGAGTTCCCATGATTATTGCTGGGACAGATATTCCTTATGTCGCGATGTGGGCGATGCTGTTAGCAGTTCGCCAGCATAATCAACACGCTGGGCAAAAAATTAACACCATTGCCTGTCCTGGATTGGGTACAGGAATAGGACGAGTGCCATATACTGAAGCTGCTAGACAGATGGCATTAGCCTACGATCATTTTCTGTACCCACCCAAGCATCTTAATTGCATAGTTGCGGCTGAAAGACAACTTCAGATATGGGAAGGAGGAAATTTGCTTTAA